The proteins below come from a single Triticum aestivum cultivar Chinese Spring chromosome 5D, IWGSC CS RefSeq v2.1, whole genome shotgun sequence genomic window:
- the LOC123119753 gene encoding intermediate cleaving peptidase 55, mitochondrial isoform X1, with amino-acid sequence MATAARFLRRTLRASEVASRLLSTSHSIVRRAAYTTGGIIDVGQPTPKSHPELLADEEITPGITSEEYISRRKKLVDALPEKSLAIIASADQQMMTDVVPYSFRQNGDYLYITGCTQPGGVAVLSKETGLCMFMPDKHKEDVVWEGQTAGVEAAVDFFKANKAFPLSEMKKILPEMIEQSKVVYHNAKASTSSYRNFDAFRRASLNNKVKDLTHYTDELRWIKSKSEIKLMRESASIVSQSLLQTMLLSRTHREESQLAAKIEYECKMRGAQRMAFHPVVGGGANGSVVHYSRNDKKIKSGDLVLMDVGCEYHGYLSDLTRTWPPCGRFSAAQEELYSLILETNKECIKLCKPGTSIREIHHHSVKMLISGFQELGIIGKGKSIQYNYLNPTSIGHSLGMDIHDSTSLTSDKPLEPGVVITIEPGIYIPSVPILNEKAPDRFRGIGIRIEDEVLITENGHEVLTASVPKEIPHLTTLMNMGGGGSTTESHEVRAACN; translated from the exons GTGGCGTCTCGGTTGTTATCTACCTCTCACAGTATAGTTAGGCGTGCTGCATACACTACCGGGGGAATAATTGATGTTGGCCAACCAACACCCAAATCTCATCCTGAG TTATTAGCTGATGAGGAGATTACACCAGGCATCACAAGTGAGGAGTACATATCCAGAAGAAAAAAGCTTGTGGATGCTTTACCAGAGAAGAGCTTGGCCATAATTGCATCTGCAGATCAGCAGATGATGACTGATGTAGTTCCGTACTCATTCAGACAGAATGGTGATTACCTGTACATTACAGGTTGTACACAACCTGGTGGTGTAGCAGTTTTAAGTAAGGAAACTGGTTTATGCATGTTCATGCCAGATAAACATAAGGAG GATGTAGTTTGGGAAGGTCAGACTGCTGGAGTTGAAGCAGCTGTGGATTTCTTCAAGGCAAATAAAGCATTTCCACTTAGTGAGATGAAAAAG ATCCTTCCTGAAATGATTGAGCAATCAAAAGTGGTGTATCACAATGCAAAGGCATCCACATCTTCTTATAGGAACTTTGATGCCTTCCGCAGGGCATCACTCAACAATAAAGTAAAAGATCTTACGCATTACACTGATGAACTGCGGTGGATCAAGTCAAAATCGGAAATCAAGTTGATGAGGGAGTCAGCATCTATTGTTTCTCAG TCTCTTTTGCAGACAATGTTGctctcaaggacccacagagaggaAAGCCAGTTAGCTGCTAAAATAGAGTATGAGTGCAAAATGAGAGGTGCCCAAAGAATGGC GTTCCATCCTGTAGTTGGTGGTGGCGCAAATGGCAGTGTTGTACATTACTCAAGAAATGATAAGAAG ATCAAATCGGGTGATCTTGTCCTCATGGATGTTGGATGTGAGTACCATGGCTACCTTAGTGACCTGACACGGACATGGCCACCCTGCGGTAGATTTTCAGCTGCTCAG GAAGAACTGTACAGTTTAATACTGGAGACGAATAAGGAATGCATAAAGCTTTGTAAACCAGGCACGAGCATTAGAGAGATACACCATCATTCG GTCAAGATGTTGATAAGCGGATTCCAAGAACTTGGAATTATAGGGAAGGGCAAATCTATCCAATACAATTATTTGAATCCAACCTCAATAG GTCATTCTTTGGGAATGGATATTCATGACTCCACTAGCCTCACCTCCGACAAACCCTTGGAGCCAGGCGTT GTAATAACCATTGAACCGGGGATCTACATTCCCTCGGTCCCGATACTCAACGAGAAGGCCCCGGACAGGTTCCGGGGCATCGGAATAAGGATCGAGGACGAGGTCCTCATCACCGAGAACGGCCACGAG GTGTTGACGGCGTCGGTGCCGAAGGAGATCCCCCACCTCACCACCCTGATGAACATGGGCGGCGGTGGCTCCACGACGGAATCCCATGAAGTGAGAGCTGCTTGCAACTGA
- the LOC123119753 gene encoding intermediate cleaving peptidase 55, mitochondrial isoform X2, which yields MMTDVVPYSFRQNGDYLYITGCTQPGGVAVLSKETGLCMFMPDKHKEDVVWEGQTAGVEAAVDFFKANKAFPLSEMKKILPEMIEQSKVVYHNAKASTSSYRNFDAFRRASLNNKVKDLTHYTDELRWIKSKSEIKLMRESASIVSQSLLQTMLLSRTHREESQLAAKIEYECKMRGAQRMAFHPVVGGGANGSVVHYSRNDKKIKSGDLVLMDVGCEYHGYLSDLTRTWPPCGRFSAAQEELYSLILETNKECIKLCKPGTSIREIHHHSVKMLISGFQELGIIGKGKSIQYNYLNPTSIGHSLGMDIHDSTSLTSDKPLEPGVVITIEPGIYIPSVPILNEKAPDRFRGIGIRIEDEVLITENGHEVLTASVPKEIPHLTTLMNMGGGGSTTESHEVRAACN from the exons ATGATGACTGATGTAGTTCCGTACTCATTCAGACAGAATGGTGATTACCTGTACATTACAGGTTGTACACAACCTGGTGGTGTAGCAGTTTTAAGTAAGGAAACTGGTTTATGCATGTTCATGCCAGATAAACATAAGGAG GATGTAGTTTGGGAAGGTCAGACTGCTGGAGTTGAAGCAGCTGTGGATTTCTTCAAGGCAAATAAAGCATTTCCACTTAGTGAGATGAAAAAG ATCCTTCCTGAAATGATTGAGCAATCAAAAGTGGTGTATCACAATGCAAAGGCATCCACATCTTCTTATAGGAACTTTGATGCCTTCCGCAGGGCATCACTCAACAATAAAGTAAAAGATCTTACGCATTACACTGATGAACTGCGGTGGATCAAGTCAAAATCGGAAATCAAGTTGATGAGGGAGTCAGCATCTATTGTTTCTCAG TCTCTTTTGCAGACAATGTTGctctcaaggacccacagagaggaAAGCCAGTTAGCTGCTAAAATAGAGTATGAGTGCAAAATGAGAGGTGCCCAAAGAATGGC GTTCCATCCTGTAGTTGGTGGTGGCGCAAATGGCAGTGTTGTACATTACTCAAGAAATGATAAGAAG ATCAAATCGGGTGATCTTGTCCTCATGGATGTTGGATGTGAGTACCATGGCTACCTTAGTGACCTGACACGGACATGGCCACCCTGCGGTAGATTTTCAGCTGCTCAG GAAGAACTGTACAGTTTAATACTGGAGACGAATAAGGAATGCATAAAGCTTTGTAAACCAGGCACGAGCATTAGAGAGATACACCATCATTCG GTCAAGATGTTGATAAGCGGATTCCAAGAACTTGGAATTATAGGGAAGGGCAAATCTATCCAATACAATTATTTGAATCCAACCTCAATAG GTCATTCTTTGGGAATGGATATTCATGACTCCACTAGCCTCACCTCCGACAAACCCTTGGAGCCAGGCGTT GTAATAACCATTGAACCGGGGATCTACATTCCCTCGGTCCCGATACTCAACGAGAAGGCCCCGGACAGGTTCCGGGGCATCGGAATAAGGATCGAGGACGAGGTCCTCATCACCGAGAACGGCCACGAG GTGTTGACGGCGTCGGTGCCGAAGGAGATCCCCCACCTCACCACCCTGATGAACATGGGCGGCGGTGGCTCCACGACGGAATCCCATGAAGTGAGAGCTGCTTGCAACTGA